TTTTGTTGTATCTGAGCATCCAAAGTTATTTGTAAAGTTTGAATTAGCTCATTAAAACAACTTTCAGAGTTTAATTGGAGAGGCAATAAAATAATATTTTCTAGTACGCCAAATCGAGTATTTGCCCTAATTCTTTTTTGCTTATTTACTGGTGTACCAACAATAATTTCTGTCTGTCTAGTGTAGCGATTGAGAAGTATTTGAAAAGCCGTCAACAAAACAGAAAATAAAGATACATCTTCTTGAATAGCAATATTTTTTAAAGACTCAGATAATTCTTGAGACAAAACCAAAGTTTGATTACTGGCAACAAATTTTTTGACTTGCGCTCTAGATTTAGTTGTGGGGAGTTCTAAAACTGGCAGTTTACCTTGGAAGAGTCTTTCTAAAAAATCAAGCCTAGATTGAATACTATTTAAAATGGGCAAATCTGATGTTTCAAAAGAGTCTGATTGAGATATGGATTGGTTTTTTTCTGAATGATTGTCGGTATTGCCGTAAATATCAGTAGAAACTGAAGCAGCATATAAATTTTTCTCAGTATTTTTACTGTTCATTAAAGTTAAGTATTATCGAATAAAAATTGAAATATAGTAAAAACAATAAAATATATTTTATTATTGCAATTAATATTTTAGCCCATGAATTTTGTGATTGGGTAATTAAAAAAAACCAATTAAGCACTGTTTAACCGAAGAAAAACTCTAGATTACAATGCTCAAATCTATCATCAAACTTTTCGTTTAACTAATTTAGATTTAGTCTTCTAAATTAAAAATAATTATCTAGATTTTGTTAAAAATCAAACATTTAAAGATTTATAAAAAATACTATTCAGGAAATTATTTTGATGCTGTAGAATCAAACAACATATTAGATTAGAAATTAGAGAGTAAATCAACTACAAATGTCTTTTAGACAGACTTGAGAATAAGCCTTTGCGATCGCTAAATTCAAATCTCGGTATGCTTTTTTTAGAACTTTTAATCTTGTCTGCACTTACTCAAGCATTAAGAATCTATGTTCTTTGATCCCTCTCGTTCACTAAAAGCAAAAAAATCACTGTATTTACCAGTAAAGAACTAAGCTAAGTAATAAGACTTATTATATTTTTAGCATTGACACACGCGGTTCAAATATGTCCGATCCTGATTTAGAAAAGTTATTGCGTCGTTTACATAATAATCTTGCCGAAGATAAACTGATTCAAACAATAACTAGCGATCTTAGAAAGAAACTTAGGGTAGATCGCGTAGCTCTCTATTACTTTTATCGTCAGTGGTCAGGAAGAGTGACTTTTGAATCGTTGAGTTCTAGTATTTATTCAATTTTAGGCTCAACTGGACCAGATGACTGTTTTAATCAAGAATATGCCGATTTATATCAAGGCGGTAGAGTAAGTGCGATCGCTAATATCGAAACTGCCAATATTGCCGAATGTCATCGAGATTTTTTAAAAGAAATTCAGGTAAAGGCTAATTTAGTAGTACCAATTTTGATTCCTTCAGGACTTTGGGGTTTGCTGGTTGCTCATCAGTGCCAAAGTACTTTTTATTGGTCGGCAGAAGATATTCAGGCGATGCAAACAGGAGCAAGTAACCTCGCTGAAGCTCAGGCAATTCGTAACAACAAATAATGCAGCAGGGCTTGTTAGTTTTACTCAGCAAAAAGCGACTGCATTTCTGAGCGATCGCTTTAACCCAGCTTGAGTTAATGGCGATCGCCTTATATTTAGTCTAGTTTAGTTTCAGGTTGAATACTTAGAAACCAACGCCGTTAGCATCAATACCAACTAAGTGATCCAATTGACTTTCAGAAAGAGCATTGCCACCCAGGTTGTCATACTGCTGAATCAAAGCAGAAGCCAAAGGCGCATTGTAACTAGTACCCACTTCATTGGTAATCGCATCATCACGGCGGTCATTGTAAGAATAATCATCCGCATAACGAGGGCCACCCACGACTGCACCGTAAAGAATATGTTCGGCTGGCGCTGTTGGGTTGCCACCCTGGTTAGGAGAAGAACCTCTGTGGTGAATATGCTGAGGATAGTTCTTGCCAAATCCAACCACGTAGCTAAAGTTATTTGGATTATCACCCAGGATATAATCTATTTGATTATTAGCAAACTTGCTGTAGCGAGAATCCTCTTTTACCGTGTCGTTATAAAGCTGTGCTAAATATGCAGTAGCACTAGTTACAGGAATCGAACCCCATTCAGCACGATGAGCAAAACCACCCGCCGTATATTTAATATTGCTGTTGCCATTGACCCAGTTATTTAACCAACCTTCTACCTGACCTTTAAAGAAAGGATCTTTACTTTCTTGAGCCAAAATCACTCCCGCATCATAAGAATGCTCATCTGCTGCGGATGACCAGTCTCCTAAACCACCAACTTTAGTTTTAAAGTAGTTTTCCGCTTTATTTAAGTAAGACTGTTGTTTTGTAGCTTTGTATAACCAGGCAGCACCAGAAGCTAACTCATCTCCAAAGCCACCCCAGCTAGTATAGAAAGGATTAGCCGCAGCGACTGAATCTGAATATTTGCCCTGATAAGTTTCGGCAAACTTATATAGCTGCTTGGCATTGTTGAGTAATTTATCGGCATAGGCGTTATCTACTCCACGAAACAGCATCGAAGCTGATGCTAAAGCACTAGAAGTCAAGGCAGCTACATCAGTCCCAGGATGGGCTGGGTCAATCGCAAAAGCTCGGCGGGTAGTATGTTGTTCTACCGTCTCTGGCGCCCCCCAGTAACCATGATCGTTGGCAACACCGCCTTGTCCGACTTGAACCCAAAGTTTTGAAGTTTTACCACCACTAGTTTCATGTGCCTTGAGGAAATAATCTGTTCCCCACTTGACTGCTTCTAAGAGTTCGTCAAACTGTCCTGCCTGTTTGTAAGCATCCTTATACTCCACCCCACCCCAAGCCAGCATATTAATTGAGGCTGCCATGGGTTGACCAAATTTGACGTGATCGCCTGCATCGAAATAACCACCTTCTAAATCGCGACCAACGGTGCTACCGTCATGAACTGTAGCATCACCACGCCATTCAATACGGTTGTCTGCTCCTAAGTCTCCAGAGCGATTGGCTTCCCAGAAGAGGAAGTTTTTTTGTAGAGCTTCACCGTAAGCGAATTTACCTTTTTGTGCCACCGATTTAGCTGGCTCATTGGGAATAGATGTATTGGGAGTAGATATTGGTTTGGGAGTAGATATTGGTTTGGGAGTAGATATTGGGTCAACCAGATTGCTATCGAATTGAGGAGTTAATGCTTGTTTTCCATTGTCGTCAACGATGAAAATAGGCTTAATAGATTGTCCTGTTTTGAGGCTTGCCTGATCGTTTTGACCGCTAATTGTGTATTTACCATTGCCATTGTTGACCAGATCTACACCATAAGCAGCAGATATGGTGTAAGGAAGTTTAAAATCTAGTTTCCAATCTTTAGCATTAGATTCTGCTTTTAAACCCAGCTCTAATTTGTAGCCACCATTCCAATCTTCAACCACACTAGGAGAAATACCAAACTTTTTAACAGGTTTTTCGGGGGTAATAGGGCTGGGTGTTGCTGGTTTTTCGGGAGTAATAGGGTTGGATGTCGTTGGTTTGTCTGGCATCATCACGCTAGAGCTTGTAACCTTGGGAACTAACGCTTCTTTTCCATTGTCGTCAACAATGAAAACAGGCTTGATAGATTGTCCTTGCTTTAAATTTACCTGGTCGTTTTGACCGCTAATTGTGTATTTACCATTACCTTTGTCTATTAAATCTACGCCATAGGCTGCGCTAATCTTATAGGGAAGATTGAAGTTTAGTTGCCAATCCTTAGCGTTGGATTGGGCTTTTAAACCTAGTTCTAATTTGTAGCCACCATTCCAATCTTCTGTTATTTGACTATCAACATTTAAAGCAGCAGTAGATTTACTAGGAGTAGCTAGATTGCTCGCACTATTGTCAAAAATAAATTCGGTTTTGATGGGTTTAGACTTGCTTCTGTTACCTTCATCAATAATTAAAATAACCTCGGTTTTATTACCTTTGCTTAAAGACTTATTCCAACTTGTACCTGAAATGTATACGTTATTTCCTTCTTTTGTTAATTCTGCACCATAAATTTGATCGATTTTATAACCTTTAGGAAGGGCAATACCCAAGTTCCAATCTTTAGCCGAAGTTAATGCTTCTAAATCTAGAACTAATTTATGGCTACCGCCCCAATCATCTGTAATTGTAGATTTAAGATTAAAAGTCTTTTGATTTACTAATTTTGTGTTCATAGGAATTTTATAGAATTTTTCAGTATTAAAACCTAATTTGATAATGAATATCCGATGAAAGTATTAGAGATATTAATCGGAAATTAATAAAGAGCTTTATTTATTCTTTATTTGCTTACAAAACAACTTTATCTCTGCTTAATATCAAATATGAGTGAGAAGAATAACTGAAAGTTTGTGATCTTTGTCACATTTAAGACAGTAAAAGTAATGTGCCTCTAATTGAATTTTTTCAATTACAATTATTACTGGTATATTAAAGGCGATCGCGCAGCTAGTCGGAGACATCGCTCAATAGCATTTTTGTTTGTCGCTACAAAACAGAGGCAATTCTTTGAAGATTAAGGTTGGCAACTGGGACAAAAATGAGAGGATCGCCCTCCTAGCTTTATCTTCTCAATAGAAGTACCACAAACACGACAGGGTTCTCCTTTTCTGCCATAAACTAAAGCTGCATCACCATAGTTGCCGCTGACTCCCAATAAGTTGAGAAAATCGCTAAAGGTAGTACCGCCTCGCTCAATGGAAGTTTGTAAAACTTCAATAATTGAGTAGTGCAGAAGTTTTATTTGCTTTGTGGTTAAGTTTGCTGCTGCTGTATCAGGTCTAATTCCGCTTTTGAATAAAGCTTCATCTGCATAGATATTACCGATACCAGCGACAACACTTTGATCTAAAAGAAAAGTTTTAATCAGACGGCGACGATTGTTTAATTTCTGAGTAAGGTACTCCAGAGAAAAGTCGGCAGAAAAAGGTTCGGGACCCAACTTCTGTAATCCTGTAATGACTGATTCAATTTCTAGATGAGGCGGTACATACCAAACTTTGCCAAAGGTGCGGGTGTCAACAAAACGTAACTCTTTATTTTGTGCAAACAACAGGCGAATACGAGTATGTTTTTGTAGAACTGAATCTTGCTGTACCCATAGTAGCTGTCCTGTCATACGCAGATGCACCCCAAGCCATCCAGCAGGTCGTGCAGAGTTGTTTTCTAGCTGTGCCATGAGGTACTTTCCCCGTCTTTGCCAGCTTGCGATCGCCATTCCTGTAATTCCCCGGCAAAATTTTTCGCTCTCAGCAGGATAGGCTAAAGTTCTGGCTAATAAAACTTCGACCTCTTGAATTGGCTGTTTGACAGTTAATTTATTTAAGCCTCGGCGGACGGTTTCTACTTCTGGGAGTTCTGGCAAAGCGCAAGCTATTCCTCGATCAAAATGCAGTCAAGAATAGTTTATCAGTCTGGTGGAAATTAATGCTAAATCGCGCTTTTATCTTTAATAGAGGTTACTTCTTCAGCAAAACTTTGCAGAGGAGTAAATTCAAATGGGCCCGCTACCGATCCCCAAACTAGTTCATTCGTCTCGGGATCTCGTCCTCGATCATAGCTAATCAACTTGTTGTTGGTTATCTCAAAGCTGTTATCTAAATAAGTTATTTTGCCTTGACGCTCGACAATACAGGCTTTGCCTGGCTTTATTTCACCTTGGAAACTGCTGCCAGTCCAGGTCACGTCCATATCGCATCCCTCCATTTTCTCAATCAGATCCCCAGTCAAGGTATTCAATAAATCCAGATTCCGTGATGCACCAAAAAATTTCTCTTGTTCTTTTACTTTATAGTTTTCTAGTTCAAGGCGATCGCCTGCTACCTTTAATTTAATTACTCGTAAACGATAAGGTTGATTGAGCATAAAATCGTAAGCCTGCTCTAAAAACAAGCTAGTGCCATCAAGTAAATCGTCGGGTAAAGGACGCATACAGACGCGAATATGGGCAAAAAATGGTGGATTGGCATAGGCTTGAGCCTGGTTACTAAAGTCTGATGCCATCCAGCGGGCAAGAGTGGTTACATCTTGAGAATGAGTCATTTATGTATTTTTTGTATCTACAGAAAAATAAGTAAAACTTTTTTCTTATTTTAAAACTTTAAATTGATTCAAGTATTAATTATTGATACTCCCTAATGATCCCACCGCAATTTTCAGATCGAGTATAAAAAATACTTATATTATATATAAATTTATCTGTAGTAAAAGCTGAAAGTCAAGAATTGCCTAACTCGGGAATGATCCCCAAAAAGAAAATCAATCAACTGCATTCTTTGATACGAAAAAATCGTCAATTTATATTTTTATTTGTTAAGGTGTGTGAAGTGGTTAGATTATCTAAAAATTACTTTTCAAAGCCTCAGAATAATAAAGCAATTGGAGAAAAAACTCATATGCTACTGTCTACTTGTTTTAAGCCACTGAACTGATTGTAAATTGAACCTGGAATCATAAAAGTTAGTACTTGATTCAACAAACATTTTTGTATACACAAACACTCAAAAATGACAAATTGCACAAAAAACTTAATCAAAAGCCGTATAACTAGATACAGATTGATTCTGAAAACAATTATAAAACAAAGCCAAATTTAGAAAAGGCTTTGCTTTTTACCTACTTAATAATGAACTGACTTAGCGATCTATATATAGCTAACTTTGACAAGTTAGTTGATATTGTACGAAGTATAAAGAGAGGATTTAAACGATGAATGTCAAAGGAAAAACAGCTTTGATTACAGGTGCTTCTCGTGGTATTGGAAAGGCGATCGCCTTAGAATTTGCTCGCCAAGGAATTAAGCATTTACTATTAGTAGCCAGGGATCGCCAAAAACTAGCAGATGTTGCTCAAGAAATAGAAGCAAAGGGCGTAAAAGTTACTACCTTATCTGTAGATCTATCTCAGTCATCTGCAATTAATATTGCGATCGCTCAAGCATGGCGCACTCATAGACCAATTCATTTACTAGTCAACTGTGCAGGAGTAGCTCATCAAGCACCCTTTTTAGAAACAAAACTGCCCAAAGTAGAAGAAGAGATCACTACTAACTTGCTGGGTATGATGACCATCACTCGTCTGTTGGCAAAACGTATGGCAAGACAAAAAGAAGGCACGATCGTTAATGTTTCAAGCCTCATGGGGAAAGTAGCAGCCCCTACCATGTCAACTTATTCGGCAACCAAGTTTGCAATTGTTGGTTTTACTCAGGCTTTGCGAAGTGAATTAGCTAGTCATAATATTCAGGTTGTTACCCTGTTACCAACCCTAACCGATACTGATATGGCGCGGGGTCTTAAGCTGTTTCGCTGGGTCATGCCTATGACACCTGAGAAGGTAGCCCAAGCTTTAGTTTCAGGACTATATAATAATTCAGGTGAGATTTTGGTAGGATGGCAAAGTTATCTTGCAACCTGGTGTCAACGCATCTTCCCGCAATTGTTTCAGAGGCTTATGAAGTTATCTGCACCAAGTATGTAAATATCGCAGTACGGCAATCGGTGAGGACAGAAAAGTTAGTAGCTCAAAAGTAGCAAGTAGCAATAAGGAATTTAGCAATTTTAAAAGCGTCCTAAACATCTCAAGTAATACTATGTTTGTGCAACATCAAATTTACTTTCGATAATCAGGTAAAAGATAAAAAGAAGATCCAGATTAAAATGCACAGTCGCTAGGTAGAGGTTCAACAGACTTTAACTTTGCAGCAAAATTTTGGGGTAAAGTGACTTTAGAAAAACCTGACTTTATCGATCCCTGTTGTGCTATAGGACTATAACCATCAGTAGACATATGCACTCTGACAATTACTTTTTGTTCGGGATCGATTGCTACTATTCCTCCTGTGCGTTCAAAAGGTTGTTCATCTACATGACTGTGTAACAAGACTCGACGGTATAGCAATTTTCCTTCTGGAGTAATTACTTCCCACCAATCAGCATAGCGATCGCAACCAGTATCGGGACTTTTAACTGTAACGGCAAAAGTATAGTTATTAGCTTCGCCCGTAGCTTTGATATTTGTTACTTGAGCGGTTGAATTATTTTTAGTCATGGCTACAGTAGGTTTTGTGGAGACTACTTTAGATTTATTAATGCTCGAACATCCGCCTATAATAATACTTAAAGCTAAAGCTGGAAAAATTTTGCTCACATCAAATACCTAATTGCATTAGGGATATAAAGAAAATACGTTAAATAATTTTAGTGTGGCTTAAATCTCTAAACAATCAAGCAAAGTAGAATCTACATTGTTAATTGCAGCAGTTTTCTATTATGTAGACCAGACAATAATCTATATAGAGAATAGGGAATGGGTTTTGCTCAACTAAATTCGGCTGTAAGCGTGTATTTTTAAACAAAATTTTATTCAGCTTAAAGTTTTTTCAATGTTAACCAACTTTTCAGAAGATGGATATTTGCGAACAAGATGATTATGTCATTAAACGATTTTATTAATTCGGCTTTAGGGCTGGATGCTCAACAATTAAATATCTGGCAGATGGGATTGAGGGCAGCAGTAATCTATATAGCTGCATTGATCATGGTTAGGCTATCAGGCGATCGCCGTTTCATTGGCAAATACGCTGCTTTTGATGTAATTCTTAGCATCATTTTTGGTTCTACCTTGAGTCGGGCTATTAATGGTAGTTCCAATTTTTTTGAGACCATTTTTGCTGGATTTGTTTTAGTGGGGATGCATTGGTTATTCTCGACTGTTTCTTTCCATTCCACAAAGTTAGAAAGAAAAATAAAAGGAAAGTCACGAATTTTAATTAAAGATGGTCGGCTTTGCCACAAAGCAATGCAAACTTCTCATATTACCAAACAAGACTTAGAATCTAATTTACGTCTTAAATGTCAGATAGATAGATTAGAGCAGGTAAAAGGTGCTTGTTTAGAAAGGAATGGTGATATTAGTTTTAGTTTAAAAGCAGAATTTACAGGCGATCGAGACAATTAACGGTGAGCAACTAACAACGAGCGTCGTTATTTTCGATTAGCAAGAGATTTGATCGGCAAAGAGAACAATAACAATACAGAGATAATTTCTAAGCGTCCCATCCACATTAGAAAAATTAGCGTCAGCTTACCCAACCAGGGTAAGTCGGGATGGCTGATACCAGTAGATAGACCTACACCACTTGTTGCCGAAGCAACTTCAAAAATTACGTCAACTAAGTTGTAGGTGGGCAACTTTAAATATTGCAGCACAAAAACACCGATAATTGATATGCTCAACCACAAAATAGCCAAAACCGCTGCTGCGTCTACACGGCGATCGGCTTCTTGCTCTTTTAAAAGCTTTCCATCAAGCTTATAACGCATCATTTCGTGGGGTAATAAGGCAATACGTCGAAAACGCCAAACAATAGCTTTAAACAGAATTACCAAACGACTTAGTTTGATTCCTCCCGCTGTTGAACCTGCCGCACCGCCAATCGCCATCGCTAAAGCCATCAGTAATTTTGCCCCCTCATCCCAAGATTTTACTGAAACTGTATTAAAGCCACAAGTACCCAAAGCCGAAGACCATTGGAATAGGGTATCGATAAAGGCAACATCTCTATTTGCTAAGTAATGCATAAGCGAAAGTAGCAAAGTTCCAATTGACAGTAAAATCCACAATGCCTGATGCTGATTATCCGACCAAAAAGCAGACAGTTTACGGTAGCGCAAAAACTGATAGTGAACCGAAAAACTAATTGCACCCAGAGTCATAACGACAATAACTGCTAGTTTAACTGCAATTCCATAGTCACCAATGCTATTGTCGCGCACGCTAAAACCGCCCGTAGAAATAGCCGTCATGCTATGATTTAGGGCTTCCCACCAAGTCATGCCAACGATACGAAATAAAAAGATACTACCGATGGTGTAAGCCAGATAAATCCACCAGATACGTCTAACTGTCTTACCAACGGTTAAACCAATTCTTTGACTTCTACCCTCGGCATTGTAAAGCTGATAGGGTTCGGTAGTTGGTTCGAGCAAAGATATTACCAAAACAATTACCCCCACACCACCAACCCACTCTATGAACGATCGCCACCACTGGAGAGTATGAGGTAATTCACTGTAATTGAATGCCATTGATAGTCCTGTACTGGTAAAGCCAGAAAAAGATTCAAAAATGCAGTTCCAAGGATTTTGAAACTGTAAAATAGTTGTAGACAAATCAGGAGCAAGATCGGCAGCGTTAGCCGTCATCCAGATCGGAATTGAGCCAAACAAAGGTACGAGCAACCAGCCTAAAGCAGCGGTTGCCATGACATAGGGAATACGATTGCTAGTTTTAGACTTAGTTTGACGAAATAGTAATTGACCGATCGCAATTGAGACAAACGCACAGGTGAGTAAAGGAACAAGAGCATAGGTTTCATTGGCTAGCAAACACACAGGCAGAGAAATTAATGCCATAATTCCAGGTACGTGCAAGAACAAACCAATATCTCGTAAAATGGTTCTCATGCTAAATCCAGATATATCATTTATTAGGGCGATCGCCTTATTTTGAGTCTACAAAGCTATATAATTTTTGGGCTATCAATCTTTCAGGATCGCTAAGAACCT
This DNA window, taken from Pleurocapsa sp. FMAR1, encodes the following:
- a CDS encoding GAF domain-containing protein — protein: MSDPDLEKLLRRLHNNLAEDKLIQTITSDLRKKLRVDRVALYYFYRQWSGRVTFESLSSSIYSILGSTGPDDCFNQEYADLYQGGRVSAIANIETANIAECHRDFLKEIQVKANLVVPILIPSGLWGLLVAHQCQSTFYWSAEDIQAMQTGASNLAEAQAIRNNK
- a CDS encoding glycoside hydrolase family 9 protein: MNTKLVNQKTFNLKSTITDDWGGSHKLVLDLEALTSAKDWNLGIALPKGYKIDQIYGAELTKEGNNVYISGTSWNKSLSKGNKTEVILIIDEGNRSKSKPIKTEFIFDNSASNLATPSKSTAALNVDSQITEDWNGGYKLELGLKAQSNAKDWQLNFNLPYKISAAYGVDLIDKGNGKYTISGQNDQVNLKQGQSIKPVFIVDDNGKEALVPKVTSSSVMMPDKPTTSNPITPEKPATPSPITPEKPVKKFGISPSVVEDWNGGYKLELGLKAESNAKDWKLDFKLPYTISAAYGVDLVNNGNGKYTISGQNDQASLKTGQSIKPIFIVDDNGKQALTPQFDSNLVDPISTPKPISTPKPISTPNTSIPNEPAKSVAQKGKFAYGEALQKNFLFWEANRSGDLGADNRIEWRGDATVHDGSTVGRDLEGGYFDAGDHVKFGQPMAASINMLAWGGVEYKDAYKQAGQFDELLEAVKWGTDYFLKAHETSGGKTSKLWVQVGQGGVANDHGYWGAPETVEQHTTRRAFAIDPAHPGTDVAALTSSALASASMLFRGVDNAYADKLLNNAKQLYKFAETYQGKYSDSVAAANPFYTSWGGFGDELASGAAWLYKATKQQSYLNKAENYFKTKVGGLGDWSSAADEHSYDAGVILAQESKDPFFKGQVEGWLNNWVNGNSNIKYTAGGFAHRAEWGSIPVTSATAYLAQLYNDTVKEDSRYSKFANNQIDYILGDNPNNFSYVVGFGKNYPQHIHHRGSSPNQGGNPTAPAEHILYGAVVGGPRYADDYSYNDRRDDAITNEVGTSYNAPLASALIQQYDNLGGNALSESQLDHLVGIDANGVGF
- a CDS encoding DNA-formamidopyrimidine glycosylase encodes the protein MPELPEVETVRRGLNKLTVKQPIQEVEVLLARTLAYPAESEKFCRGITGMAIASWQRRGKYLMAQLENNSARPAGWLGVHLRMTGQLLWVQQDSVLQKHTRIRLLFAQNKELRFVDTRTFGKVWYVPPHLEIESVITGLQKLGPEPFSADFSLEYLTQKLNNRRRLIKTFLLDQSVVAGIGNIYADEALFKSGIRPDTAAANLTTKQIKLLHYSIIEVLQTSIERGGTTFSDFLNLLGVSGNYGDAALVYGRKGEPCRVCGTSIEKIKLGGRSSHFCPSCQP
- a CDS encoding chromophore lyase CpcT/CpeT, encoding MTHSQDVTTLARWMASDFSNQAQAYANPPFFAHIRVCMRPLPDDLLDGTSLFLEQAYDFMLNQPYRLRVIKLKVAGDRLELENYKVKEQEKFFGASRNLDLLNTLTGDLIEKMEGCDMDVTWTGSSFQGEIKPGKACIVERQGKITYLDNSFEITNNKLISYDRGRDPETNELVWGSVAGPFEFTPLQSFAEEVTSIKDKSAI
- a CDS encoding SDR family NAD(P)-dependent oxidoreductase; translated protein: MNVKGKTALITGASRGIGKAIALEFARQGIKHLLLVARDRQKLADVAQEIEAKGVKVTTLSVDLSQSSAINIAIAQAWRTHRPIHLLVNCAGVAHQAPFLETKLPKVEEEITTNLLGMMTITRLLAKRMARQKEGTIVNVSSLMGKVAAPTMSTYSATKFAIVGFTQALRSELASHNIQVVTLLPTLTDTDMARGLKLFRWVMPMTPEKVAQALVSGLYNNSGEILVGWQSYLATWCQRIFPQLFQRLMKLSAPSM
- a CDS encoding DUF421 domain-containing protein, with translation MSLNDFINSALGLDAQQLNIWQMGLRAAVIYIAALIMVRLSGDRRFIGKYAAFDVILSIIFGSTLSRAINGSSNFFETIFAGFVLVGMHWLFSTVSFHSTKLERKIKGKSRILIKDGRLCHKAMQTSHITKQDLESNLRLKCQIDRLEQVKGACLERNGDISFSLKAEFTGDRDN
- a CDS encoding TrkH family potassium uptake protein; translation: MRTILRDIGLFLHVPGIMALISLPVCLLANETYALVPLLTCAFVSIAIGQLLFRQTKSKTSNRIPYVMATAALGWLLVPLFGSIPIWMTANAADLAPDLSTTILQFQNPWNCIFESFSGFTSTGLSMAFNYSELPHTLQWWRSFIEWVGGVGVIVLVISLLEPTTEPYQLYNAEGRSQRIGLTVGKTVRRIWWIYLAYTIGSIFLFRIVGMTWWEALNHSMTAISTGGFSVRDNSIGDYGIAVKLAVIVVMTLGAISFSVHYQFLRYRKLSAFWSDNQHQALWILLSIGTLLLSLMHYLANRDVAFIDTLFQWSSALGTCGFNTVSVKSWDEGAKLLMALAMAIGGAAGSTAGGIKLSRLVILFKAIVWRFRRIALLPHEMMRYKLDGKLLKEQEADRRVDAAAVLAILWLSISIIGVFVLQYLKLPTYNLVDVIFEVASATSGVGLSTGISHPDLPWLGKLTLIFLMWMGRLEIISVLLLFSLPIKSLANRK